A region from the Desulfomarina profundi genome encodes:
- a CDS encoding rubrerythrin gives MDSREIFLEAIHYEKKVRDLYFSAVEKVDDKRGKALFQTLGDDEQSHIDFLEYSLEVLQSEGVIDVTKLNTPIPAREKIEEQIQTMSAEIPEKMLGDVKRLLDAALKLEIETSNYYKKASENAEGRIKEVLEKFLEIENRHIDIVQIELDHAQKSGHWFNFMEISMEVE, from the coding sequence ATGGATTCCCGTGAAATATTTTTGGAAGCAATTCATTATGAAAAAAAGGTAAGAGACCTCTATTTTTCGGCAGTGGAAAAGGTGGATGACAAAAGGGGAAAAGCATTATTTCAGACTCTTGGGGATGATGAACAGTCCCATATAGATTTTCTTGAATACAGCCTGGAAGTCCTCCAGTCCGAAGGGGTTATTGATGTAACAAAACTGAACACACCCATACCGGCCAGAGAGAAAATAGAGGAACAGATTCAGACCATGTCCGCCGAAATTCCTGAAAAGATGCTCGGAGATGTGAAGCGGCTGCTTGACGCGGCACTGAAACTGGAGATAGAGACGAGCAATTATTATAAAAAAGCCAGTGAAAATGCCGAGGGCAGGATAAAAGAAGTGCTTGAAAAATTCCTGGAGATTGAAAACCGCCATATTGATATCGTCCAGATTGAACTGGACCATGCCCAGAAGAGCGGTCACTGGTTTAATTTCATGGAGATCAGTATGGAGGTTGAATAG
- a CDS encoding FAD-dependent oxidoreductase, giving the protein MTNIIRYPEKAASRNYDVIIIGGGIYGITLALEASLRGKRSLLLEKGDFGEYTSFNSLKIIHGGLRYLQSLDLPRFWESVRERSWYLKHFPHRVHPMPCLMPLYGRGLKRPVIFRIALLLNHLLSPGRNRDLEEDRKLPVGRIVSAAESQKIFPLVNTEGLQGSALWYDACMPDSQLLVMELLRTACDLGATPLNYCEVQSLTLSTDRTIIEGVHALDRESGKTYEFSAPIVINSAGPWCRAVVNGIGGDCEELFRPSLAWNISFNRPALSDHALAVQADTPGSRALFVTPWKGRIFAGCGHEPWLKGPDRPMPTRKQINTFIKELNAAIPGLDLNINDVHRVFAGLLPTVENGSNILTRREVIIDHGAKQGPQGLYSVGGIKFTTARLVAEKIWGMISKNNPGLIPPDTAMPVCRTGIYPQDSDTKQGMYKILASDKTIVHLDDLIVRRSTTWEKGPDAVSDDLTEMFDWGDPRKMEELAKCIASVQPLTQEDNS; this is encoded by the coding sequence ATGACAAATATTATTCGATATCCCGAAAAAGCCGCTTCAAGAAATTACGATGTCATAATTATCGGTGGAGGCATTTACGGTATTACCCTCGCCCTTGAAGCAAGTCTTCGCGGCAAACGCTCCCTGCTCCTCGAGAAAGGAGACTTTGGAGAATACACCAGTTTCAACAGCCTGAAAATTATTCATGGAGGTCTCCGTTACCTGCAATCCCTCGACCTGCCAAGATTTTGGGAATCAGTCAGGGAACGGTCATGGTACCTCAAACATTTTCCCCACAGGGTGCATCCCATGCCCTGCCTCATGCCACTTTACGGTAGAGGGCTGAAAAGACCAGTCATTTTTCGTATCGCCCTTCTCCTCAATCATCTCCTCTCCCCAGGCCGTAACAGAGATCTTGAAGAGGACCGCAAATTACCAGTTGGCCGTATCGTGTCCGCAGCAGAGTCCCAAAAGATATTCCCCCTGGTCAACACAGAAGGGCTGCAGGGCAGTGCACTCTGGTATGACGCCTGTATGCCCGACTCCCAGCTTCTGGTCATGGAACTGTTGCGGACGGCATGTGATCTCGGCGCAACTCCACTCAATTATTGTGAAGTACAATCACTCACCCTATCCACGGACAGGACAATCATCGAGGGAGTACACGCCCTGGATCGTGAAAGTGGAAAAACATATGAATTCAGCGCGCCCATAGTCATCAACAGCGCAGGTCCCTGGTGCCGTGCTGTTGTAAATGGAATTGGTGGCGATTGTGAAGAATTGTTCCGCCCCTCCCTTGCCTGGAATATTTCATTTAACCGTCCCGCTCTCTCCGACCACGCCCTTGCCGTGCAGGCAGATACGCCAGGCAGCCGAGCCCTCTTCGTCACTCCCTGGAAAGGCAGGATTTTTGCAGGATGTGGCCATGAGCCCTGGTTGAAGGGACCGGATCGCCCCATGCCAACGAGAAAACAGATCAACACTTTTATCAAAGAACTGAACGCCGCGATTCCAGGCCTCGATCTCAACATAAATGATGTTCACCGGGTTTTTGCCGGTCTTTTACCAACCGTGGAGAACGGCAGCAATATTTTGACAAGACGCGAAGTGATTATCGACCATGGTGCGAAGCAGGGTCCGCAGGGGCTTTATAGTGTAGGTGGTATAAAATTTACCACCGCCCGCCTGGTTGCCGAAAAGATATGGGGGATGATCAGTAAAAATAATCCCGGCCTGATACCACCCGATACGGCCATGCCTGTCTGCCGCACAGGTATCTATCCGCAGGACAGTGATACAAAGCAGGGTATGTACAAAATTCTTGCCAGCGACAAGACCATAGTTCATCTTGACGACCTGATAGTGCGCAGGTCAACGACCTGGGAAAAAGGCCCGGATGCTGTATCTGACGATTTAACAGAAATGTTTGACTGGGGTGATCCCCGAAAAATGGAAGAACTGGCCAAATGCATAGCCAGTGTACAACCCCTCACACAGGAGGACAATTCATGA
- a CDS encoding ABC transporter ATP-binding protein, giving the protein MMGLFLAQDITKIYRSGNTKITVLNNLSINIERGEMTAITGASGSGKTTLLQILGTLARPTTGSLFFNGEDLTRKNQQELAEFRNRSLGFIFQFHHLLPDFTALENVLMPALIAGHDRKEMIPAARRLLERMELNHRLHHKISELSGGEQQRTALARALIMKPALVLADEPTGNLDSRSGNLVFNLFQDLCRERELATIIVTHNNDLADRMDRRLTLKEGILKE; this is encoded by the coding sequence ATAATGGGACTGTTTCTTGCTCAGGACATCACCAAAATATACCGTTCGGGAAATACAAAAATTACCGTATTAAATAACCTCTCCATCAACATCGAACGGGGTGAAATGACGGCTATCACCGGGGCTTCAGGCTCCGGCAAGACCACCCTGCTGCAGATTCTCGGCACCCTGGCCAGACCAACCACAGGAAGTCTTTTTTTCAATGGGGAGGATCTGACGAGGAAAAACCAGCAGGAACTGGCCGAATTCAGAAACAGATCGTTAGGCTTTATTTTCCAGTTCCATCACCTGTTGCCCGACTTCACGGCCCTGGAGAATGTCCTGATGCCGGCTCTTATTGCCGGTCACGACAGGAAAGAAATGATACCGGCAGCCCGCAGACTTTTGGAACGAATGGAGCTGAACCACCGGCTGCACCATAAAATCAGCGAACTGTCAGGTGGAGAACAGCAGCGCACAGCCCTGGCCAGGGCACTTATCATGAAGCCGGCCCTGGTTCTGGCTGATGAACCCACGGGCAACCTGGATTCCAGGTCGGGCAATCTTGTCTTTAACCTGTTCCAGGACCTCTGCCGTGAGCGGGAACTGGCCACTATTATCGTCACCCATAACAATGATCTTGCAGACAGAATGGATCGTCGCCTCACTCTGAAAGAAGGTATCCTTAAAGAGTGA
- a CDS encoding asparagine synthetase B family protein gives MISGFFLTNGQNSKGVNRFKELRNTPSTHIVYTDDNLILSNTVDRDALGDKICNPLVSENKKLIVHFSGTIYNRKEYIQKYDLPLKPDSSSGDADLILALYLTFGENLLTHLDGTFSFLIYDKNEEKLLLCRDHFGVEPLYYFEAPDFFVFSSTIAGILRLTGQSKNLHHPALAKILLFNYNVGFDTLVEGIKRLPPAHFLKIHGGQPLLKRYWSIDFTPVSRPEETVCQELLQHLRRAVGSCLSGTDQSGVFLSGGMDSSTMLALSAEHEPTSLDTFSYRCKAASFDESQYARQMAEFAGSHHHESEYSSNDVLLMPEVVKAMNEPFSDVGINIATYLLGREAAATGTGLILTGDGGDELFAGHPVYEADKIARYIDTIPRFLLGPLFSLFRQLPDSDQKKNLSVKLKRFSESMSYPRELLSHRWRIYYDAASLLQLAGENLTDAVNWNNLLEDILLINEKTSSFDPLARSLASDYQTVVDFYLRRNDLIRRFNIDIRYPMFDRKLVEYCASLPSSLKIKGWFDTKYIFKKTMEPVLPHSIIYRKDKLGHSIPLKNWIRDDNRVREMILDHVSGETISRRGLFKTSTIAEMTNDHLRKKSNHSHRLWTLAVMEMWLRHHFD, from the coding sequence ATGATCTCCGGTTTTTTCTTAACCAATGGCCAAAACTCAAAAGGTGTAAACCGATTCAAGGAACTCCGGAACACGCCATCGACACACATTGTTTACACTGACGACAACCTCATTCTATCCAATACGGTTGACCGGGATGCTCTTGGCGACAAGATTTGCAACCCACTGGTCTCTGAAAATAAAAAGTTAATTGTTCATTTTTCTGGAACGATTTACAATCGAAAAGAATATATCCAAAAATACGATCTGCCGCTCAAACCCGACAGCAGCAGCGGCGATGCAGACCTTATATTGGCATTGTACCTCACTTTTGGAGAAAATCTTCTCACCCATCTTGATGGAACATTCTCCTTTCTCATCTACGATAAAAATGAAGAAAAACTTCTTCTCTGTCGAGATCATTTTGGCGTAGAACCGCTTTACTATTTTGAGGCACCCGATTTCTTTGTCTTTTCCTCGACCATCGCGGGTATTCTCAGACTCACTGGACAGAGCAAAAATCTCCACCACCCGGCGCTGGCAAAGATACTTCTTTTTAACTACAATGTGGGTTTTGATACACTGGTGGAGGGCATAAAGCGTCTGCCACCCGCCCATTTCCTCAAGATACATGGCGGACAGCCCCTGCTCAAAAGGTATTGGTCAATAGACTTCACACCCGTTTCACGACCGGAAGAAACAGTCTGTCAGGAGCTCCTGCAGCACCTCCGCCGGGCAGTTGGCTCATGCCTCTCCGGCACAGACCAGAGTGGTGTTTTCCTCAGCGGCGGCATGGATTCCAGCACAATGCTTGCTCTCAGCGCAGAACATGAACCAACCAGCCTCGACACCTTTTCTTACAGATGTAAAGCCGCCTCTTTTGACGAATCACAATACGCACGGCAGATGGCTGAATTCGCCGGTTCTCATCATCATGAATCAGAATACTCCAGTAACGATGTACTTCTTATGCCGGAAGTTGTCAAAGCGATGAACGAGCCGTTCTCGGATGTGGGCATCAATATTGCCACCTACCTGCTCGGCCGGGAAGCAGCTGCAACCGGTACCGGCTTGATTCTTACCGGTGATGGTGGTGACGAATTATTTGCCGGCCACCCTGTTTATGAAGCTGATAAAATTGCAAGATATATCGATACAATTCCACGTTTTTTACTGGGCCCCCTTTTTTCTCTCTTCCGGCAACTGCCCGACTCCGACCAGAAAAAGAACCTTTCTGTTAAGCTTAAACGATTTTCTGAAAGTATGTCCTATCCGCGGGAACTGCTTTCCCATCGATGGCGCATCTATTACGATGCAGCGTCATTGCTCCAGCTGGCCGGTGAAAATTTAACTGATGCTGTCAACTGGAATAATCTTCTGGAGGATATTCTTTTAATCAATGAAAAAACCAGTAGTTTTGATCCACTGGCAAGAAGTTTAGCCAGTGATTACCAGACGGTAGTCGATTTCTATCTCCGACGAAACGATCTGATCCGTCGTTTTAATATCGATATCCGCTATCCAATGTTTGACCGTAAGCTGGTTGAATACTGCGCTTCTCTACCCAGTTCACTGAAAATAAAAGGCTGGTTTGACACCAAGTATATTTTCAAAAAGACAATGGAACCTGTTTTACCCCATTCCATTATTTATCGAAAAGACAAGCTCGGCCACAGTATTCCCTTAAAAAACTGGATTCGCGACGATAACAGGGTGCGGGAGATGATACTTGATCATGTATCTGGAGAAACCATCAGCAGGCGAGGATTGTTCAAAACCAGTACTATCGCAGAAATGACCAATGATCATCTCAGAAAAAAATCCAATCATTCACACAGGCTCTGGACACTTGCCGTAATGGAGATGTGGCTGCGGCATCATTTTGATTAG
- a CDS encoding lipoprotein-releasing ABC transporter permease subunit, producing MFEWFVGLRYLRAKHRHGFISLISFISVAGITVGVIALIVVLAVYSGFTGGLRDQILGVNSHIIVQQLGGKISDYREVRKKILSVKDVTGATPYLYAQTLLSSASGGNGVVLRGMDPKSAENVVGLASQMIQGSIFDLTQNDNPRLPNIILGRTLAAELRVGMGDRIRLISPSGPLTPMGIIPKVKTCRVSGIFKSGMNEYDSTLAYMSLADVQQFLGLGDIAHGIEVTVTEKELDHADRIAENIVKKLGMGFIAKDWMMMNHNLFAAFKLEKIGMFICMALIILVAALNIISALVMVVMEKSRDIAILKSMGATSRSIMKIFFIQGLVIALTGTTLGVIGGLSLCELLSRYKFIELPSNVYPMTTLPIKVLPMDVTIVAVSSIIITLLATLYPSWKGSTVQPAEVLS from the coding sequence ATGTTTGAATGGTTTGTCGGACTCAGGTACCTGCGGGCAAAACACAGGCATGGTTTCATCTCCCTTATCTCCTTTATTTCCGTGGCAGGAATTACGGTGGGGGTTATCGCTCTTATTGTGGTCCTGGCTGTATATTCCGGCTTTACGGGGGGGCTGCGTGATCAGATCCTCGGGGTTAATTCCCATATCATCGTCCAGCAACTCGGGGGGAAAATCAGCGACTACCGGGAAGTGCGGAAAAAAATACTCTCCGTCAAGGATGTCACAGGTGCCACCCCTTATCTTTATGCCCAGACCCTGCTCAGCAGCGCCAGCGGAGGCAACGGGGTAGTCCTTCGCGGCATGGATCCCAAAAGTGCGGAAAATGTTGTGGGCCTTGCCAGCCAGATGATCCAGGGCTCCATCTTCGACCTGACTCAAAATGACAACCCGAGACTGCCCAATATCATTCTCGGCAGGACACTTGCGGCGGAACTGCGGGTGGGCATGGGGGACAGAATCAGGCTGATCTCACCCTCGGGACCACTCACCCCCATGGGTATTATCCCCAAGGTGAAAACGTGCAGAGTATCCGGCATTTTTAAAAGCGGCATGAATGAATATGACTCCACCCTTGCCTACATGTCTCTTGCCGATGTCCAGCAGTTTCTCGGCCTGGGAGATATTGCCCACGGTATTGAGGTGACAGTCACGGAAAAGGAACTTGACCACGCGGACCGGATTGCGGAAAACATTGTAAAGAAACTGGGAATGGGCTTTATCGCCAAGGACTGGATGATGATGAACCACAATCTCTTTGCCGCCTTCAAACTGGAAAAAATCGGCATGTTTATCTGCATGGCCCTCATCATTTTGGTGGCCGCGCTTAACATCATCAGCGCCCTGGTCATGGTGGTAATGGAAAAAAGCCGGGATATCGCCATTCTCAAGTCCATGGGTGCCACGTCGCGCTCAATCATGAAAATATTTTTTATCCAGGGCCTGGTGATTGCACTTACCGGAACAACCCTGGGGGTGATCGGCGGACTCTCCCTCTGCGAACTGCTCTCCCGCTACAAGTTTATAGAGCTGCCGTCCAATGTGTATCCCATGACAACCCTGCCCATCAAGGTACTGCCCATGGACGTGACCATTGTCGCCGTCAGTTCCATTATCATCACGTTGCTGGCGACCCTCTATCCGTCCTGGAAAGGTTCCACCGTACAACCTGCAGAGGTACTGTCATAA
- a CDS encoding bifunctional metallophosphatase/5'-nucleotidase, whose protein sequence is MKFLLISVIILSTWFPAAGNTEPRPLEHLKIVFAAGMAEIKQTNRPNNLPKLATFLNSLRQNNTHVLFFHGGAALSPSILSSFDRGAHMVTLLNTLEPDLFAIAKNEFTFKEDELTLRTTEANFPFLNSNLIDPLTGSCIEGVLPSLILKVGHYSIGVMALVDTDVISDYMPERVKPADTRSTIYKYSHLLRQQGADLIFLLADFQIKDAPYLLTQKIVDFILINGRNIIVPFKGSDNYYELNDLGSVVSMLDITLMDNGNKFSWTNENKAISLAEFPEDHQVAALITSDLQQISGILNTVIGETLTPIDTRRNNVRSRENGFCNYIADTIRTFYRSDIALINGGGVRGNREYPAGSKLTRGDIHREIPFRNHVVNIEITGRQLLESLENGLSGISELKGRFPHVSGMTVQYNPKNPPGRRVVKVTVAGKPLDPEKSYTMATLDYLTGGGDGYSVLKNCKHLAKVRGGRLLWEYVRDRIVEQKTISPRTDGRMKIFINNKS, encoded by the coding sequence ATGAAATTTTTATTAATATCGGTTATTATTCTCAGCACTTGGTTCCCAGCCGCCGGCAATACCGAACCTCGCCCCCTGGAGCATCTTAAAATTGTTTTTGCGGCCGGAATGGCAGAAATAAAACAGACAAACCGCCCCAATAACCTTCCGAAACTCGCTACTTTTCTGAATAGTTTACGACAAAATAATACACATGTCCTTTTTTTCCACGGAGGCGCTGCTCTCTCTCCTTCGATTCTCTCTTCTTTTGACCGCGGAGCGCATATGGTCACCCTCCTCAATACGCTGGAGCCTGATCTCTTTGCCATTGCCAAAAACGAATTCACCTTCAAAGAGGACGAGCTGACTCTGCGAACCACAGAGGCCAACTTCCCATTTCTGAATTCCAACCTTATCGATCCCTTGACCGGAAGCTGCATTGAAGGTGTCCTTCCCTCCCTGATTCTCAAAGTGGGCCACTACTCCATCGGGGTAATGGCTCTTGTCGATACTGATGTAATCAGTGATTACATGCCTGAACGGGTCAAACCCGCCGATACCAGATCAACCATCTATAAATATTCTCATCTCCTGCGACAACAGGGTGCCGACCTTATTTTCCTGCTTGCTGATTTTCAGATAAAGGATGCCCCCTACCTTCTCACTCAGAAAATCGTGGATTTTATTCTCATCAACGGCCGCAACATCATTGTTCCCTTCAAGGGATCCGATAATTATTATGAACTCAACGATCTCGGCAGCGTAGTCTCCATGCTGGATATTACCCTCATGGACAACGGAAACAAGTTTTCATGGACAAATGAAAACAAAGCCATTTCCCTCGCTGAATTTCCTGAAGACCATCAGGTTGCGGCACTTATCACCTCTGATCTGCAGCAGATATCCGGTATTCTCAATACCGTGATTGGCGAGACCCTTACACCCATTGACACTCGTCGGAACAATGTCAGGTCCAGGGAAAACGGATTCTGCAATTATATTGCTGACACCATCAGAACTTTCTACAGATCGGATATTGCCCTGATAAACGGTGGGGGTGTTCGAGGCAACAGGGAATATCCAGCCGGCAGTAAACTCACCAGAGGTGATATCCACAGGGAGATTCCATTTCGCAATCATGTTGTCAATATCGAAATAACCGGCAGGCAGCTTCTCGAAAGCCTTGAAAACGGATTAAGCGGTATCAGTGAACTGAAAGGTCGCTTTCCCCATGTATCGGGAATGACTGTCCAATACAATCCAAAAAATCCTCCCGGCAGGCGGGTTGTCAAAGTGACTGTAGCCGGCAAACCCCTGGATCCCGAAAAATCCTACACTATGGCAACCCTTGACTACCTCACAGGAGGCGGTGACGGCTATTCTGTGCTGAAAAACTGCAAACATCTGGCAAAAGTGCGGGGTGGAAGACTGCTCTGGGAATATGTCCGGGACAGGATTGTAGAGCAGAAAACCATTTCTCCCAGGACAGATGGAAGAATGAAAATTTTTATTAACAATAAATCATAA
- the lysS gene encoding lysine--tRNA ligase: MSQNQDNQTLKQRREKAESLEDTGVKLYSNSFTPKNCIRELLPRGETLQAQEKEKGSPIYSIAGRIMAMRKFGKAAFCHISDSTGQIQIYVKKDTLGDEIFATFKKWDIGDIVGITGTLFKTKVGELSLAATEITMISKSLRPLPEKWHGLTDVETRYRQRYVDLIVTPESRETFRKRVQIIRLIREFLNARDFMEVETPMMQPVPGGATARPFKTYHNALDMDLFLRIAPELYLKRLLVGGFEKVFEINRNFRNEGLSTRHNPEFTMLEFYQAYATYEDLIDLTEEMISSICQQVNGTMEISYQGTPVNLAPPWKRLTMDEALVEVAGINKADLANDDKVMALAAENGIQLDGQAGPGKAKTELFELLVEEKLIDPTFITSYPTEVSPLARRNEDDPTVTDRFELFITGRELANAFSELNDPRDQYKRFKEQIDNRGDDDEIHPVLDHDYIRALEYGMPSAAGEGIGIDRLVMLLTDAPSIRDVILFPHLKPEALKD; this comes from the coding sequence ATGAGTCAAAACCAAGATAATCAGACCCTGAAACAGCGCCGGGAGAAAGCCGAGTCCCTTGAAGACACAGGCGTAAAGCTTTACAGCAACTCCTTTACTCCCAAAAATTGCATTAGAGAGCTTTTACCCAGGGGAGAAACCCTCCAGGCCCAGGAGAAAGAGAAGGGCAGCCCAATCTATTCCATAGCCGGGCGTATCATGGCCATGCGCAAATTCGGCAAGGCCGCCTTTTGTCATATCAGCGATTCGACAGGACAGATCCAGATATACGTAAAAAAGGACACATTGGGGGATGAGATATTCGCGACCTTTAAAAAATGGGATATCGGTGATATTGTCGGCATCACAGGCACCCTTTTTAAAACCAAGGTGGGCGAACTCTCCCTGGCTGCTACGGAAATCACCATGATTTCCAAATCGCTGCGGCCTCTGCCTGAAAAATGGCATGGGTTAACCGATGTTGAAACCCGCTATCGCCAACGCTACGTGGATCTCATCGTCACTCCGGAGAGCCGGGAAACATTCAGAAAGCGAGTGCAAATCATCAGGCTTATCCGCGAATTTCTCAATGCCCGTGATTTCATGGAGGTGGAAACCCCCATGATGCAACCGGTACCCGGTGGTGCCACGGCCAGACCATTCAAGACCTATCATAATGCCCTGGATATGGATCTTTTCCTCCGCATCGCTCCCGAACTGTACCTGAAACGGCTGCTTGTCGGCGGTTTTGAGAAGGTTTTTGAAATCAATAGAAATTTCAGGAATGAAGGACTTTCAACCCGTCATAATCCCGAGTTTACCATGCTGGAGTTCTACCAGGCCTATGCCACCTACGAAGATCTCATTGACCTCACGGAAGAGATGATCTCCTCGATCTGTCAACAGGTCAACGGTACCATGGAAATCAGCTACCAGGGCACCCCTGTCAACCTGGCCCCTCCCTGGAAACGTCTGACTATGGATGAAGCCCTGGTGGAAGTGGCAGGAATAAATAAGGCCGATCTTGCCAATGATGACAAGGTCATGGCTCTTGCCGCGGAAAATGGTATCCAGCTTGATGGGCAGGCAGGCCCCGGTAAGGCCAAAACGGAACTTTTTGAACTGCTGGTTGAAGAAAAACTGATAGATCCCACCTTTATCACATCCTATCCCACTGAGGTATCCCCCCTTGCCAGGAGAAACGAAGACGACCCCACAGTCACCGACCGCTTTGAGCTGTTTATCACCGGCCGCGAACTGGCCAATGCCTTCAGTGAGCTCAATGACCCGCGGGACCAGTATAAGCGGTTCAAGGAGCAGATAGACAATCGTGGAGATGACGACGAGATCCACCCTGTTCTTGACCATGATTACATCAGAGCACTCGAATATGGTATGCCGTCGGCGGCAGGGGAAGGAATCGGGATAGACCGGCTGGTCATGCTGCTCACCGATGCCCCATCAATCCGCGATGTCATTCTTTTTCCCCACCTCAAACCGGAAGCACTAAAAGATTGA